A genomic stretch from Thermoprotei archaeon includes:
- a CDS encoding adenylyltransferase/cytidyltransferase family protein, with protein sequence MKRKKVLVAGTFDIIHPGHLYLFKKANELGDVIVIVARDNSVKRFKGRPPVIPEQQRLEVVSSIKYVKKAILGHDDPDILKIVEEIKPDIILLGPDQNFKEEDITKELERRGLRVEVRRAEQYIGCSFCSTSKIIRRVIELYKDNQIKIHYV encoded by the coding sequence ATGAAGAGGAAAAAAGTATTAGTGGCTGGTACATTCGATATAATTCATCCTGGTCATTTATATCTTTTTAAGAAAGCTAATGAGTTAGGGGATGTTATTGTGATCGTTGCCAGGGATAATTCTGTTAAACGTTTTAAAGGAAGGCCCCCTGTAATACCTGAACAGCAACGATTAGAAGTTGTATCATCAATAAAATATGTGAAGAAAGCTATATTGGGTCATGACGATCCAGACATTTTAAAGATTGTTGAAGAAATAAAACCAGATATAATACTTCTTGGTCCTGACCAGAATTTTAAAGAAGAAGATATAACTAAAGAGTTAGAGAGAAGAGGATTAAGAGTAGAAGTGAGAAGAGCTGAACAATATATAGGATGCTCCTTCTGTAGTACAAGTAAGATCATTAGAAGAGTAATAGAACTTTATAAAGATAATCAAATCAAAATTCACTATGTTTAA
- a CDS encoding AAA-associated domain-containing protein → MSKSDESQQHAKFPFMPLGIKIESVFGLLRALDVVFNRHADLYRLAEYFDLEVDDLIPVLEIAEMLGFAVIDGGDIFLTESGELFIKAPVQSRRSILRDKVKNLEPFKSALSLINKQGSFKIEELIELLSSLGYSEINEIGFRDKLVQTLIDWGLYIGLFLYSSDNNFFKKSKRKV, encoded by the coding sequence ATGAGTAAATCTGACGAATCACAACAGCACGCTAAATTTCCTTTTATGCCTCTTGGGATAAAGATAGAAAGTGTGTTTGGCCTTTTAAGAGCTCTTGATGTAGTGTTCAATAGGCATGCAGATTTGTATAGGTTGGCAGAATATTTTGATCTTGAGGTCGATGATTTGATCCCTGTTTTAGAGATTGCGGAGATGCTTGGTTTTGCAGTTATAGATGGTGGAGATATCTTTCTTACTGAATCTGGCGAATTATTTATAAAAGCCCCTGTACAATCTAGACGTAGTATTTTGCGAGATAAAGTTAAGAATCTTGAACCATTTAAATCTGCTCTTTCATTGATCAATAAGCAAGGATCATTTAAAATTGAAGAACTTATTGAACTTTTATCCAGTTTAGGTTATAGTGAGATTAATGAGATTGGTTTTCGTGATAAGCTGGTACAAACTTTAATCGATTGGGGATTATACATTGGATTATTCCTTTATTCAAGTGATAATAATTTTTTCAAGAAATCAAAACGAAAAGTGTGA
- a CDS encoding L-myo-inositol-1-phosphate synthase yields the protein MSKIRVGLIGVGNAASSFVQGLYYYKNGGTGLWHEKIGPYKVSDIEIVAAFDVDKRKVGMDLSKAIFSEPNTIKKYADVPNLGVEVLMGHVVEPLSSTLKKVILYSDEKPVDIADVMKSNRVDIVLNLLPAGLDRTSKFYAEMSLKANVAFVNATPSNIVNDEEIVSRCRNLGLPVVGDDLLSQLGGTILHKQILNFLEERGILIESSYQLDAGGSVETLNTMNEDVKQLKRTIKTKTVSSAITQEAEIATGTTDYVPFLSDTRISYLWVKGYGYLGSPIILDIKLRTEDGPNAGNVLLDVTRALKIARDRGLTGPVKPICDYGFKNPPQPHPKNVHMAYEEFIKFINQS from the coding sequence ATGAGTAAAATAAGAGTGGGTTTGATTGGAGTAGGTAATGCCGCTTCTAGTTTTGTGCAGGGTTTGTATTATTACAAGAATGGAGGAACTGGTCTTTGGCATGAGAAGATTGGCCCGTATAAGGTTTCAGATATTGAAATTGTGGCCGCTTTTGATGTTGATAAGAGAAAGGTTGGCATGGATTTGTCAAAGGCGATATTTTCAGAGCCGAATACTATCAAAAAATATGCGGATGTGCCTAATTTGGGTGTAGAGGTTCTTATGGGTCATGTTGTGGAACCACTTAGTTCTACTCTTAAAAAAGTAATATTGTATTCTGATGAAAAGCCAGTCGATATTGCAGATGTTATGAAAAGTAATCGAGTTGACATTGTTCTAAATTTATTGCCTGCTGGTTTGGATAGAACATCGAAGTTTTATGCTGAAATGTCTTTAAAAGCTAATGTGGCTTTTGTTAACGCAACACCTTCTAATATAGTTAATGATGAGGAAATTGTGTCTAGATGCAGGAATTTAGGGTTGCCTGTTGTTGGTGATGATTTGTTAAGTCAGCTTGGAGGAACTATATTACATAAGCAGATTCTTAATTTCTTAGAAGAGAGAGGTATTCTTATAGAAAGTAGTTATCAGCTTGATGCGGGTGGTAGTGTGGAAACTTTGAATACTATGAATGAGGATGTGAAACAATTAAAAAGGACTATTAAAACAAAAACTGTCTCCAGTGCTATTACTCAGGAGGCGGAAATTGCCACCGGAACGACAGATTACGTTCCGTTTTTAAGTGATACTAGAATTAGTTACTTATGGGTAAAAGGATACGGTTATCTTGGCTCACCAATAATACTTGATATAAAATTGCGTACTGAGGATGGTCCAAATGCAGGTAATGTATTGCTTGATGTAACCAGAGCATTAAAGATAGCGAGAGATAGAGGTCTGACCGGTCCTGTTAAACCAATATGTGATTATGGTTTTAAAAATCCACCCCAACCGCATCCAAAAAATGTTCACATGGCTTATGAAGAATTCATTAAATTTATTAATCAATCGTGA
- a CDS encoding saccharopine dehydrogenase C-terminal domain-containing protein, protein MWMKVLVLGYGLVGSVIVDDLVSSNLTSVVDVGDYNYEVVKILRGEKVEGFRIDVRDRSELIRLMRRYDLVVGALPGSLGFRVEEAAVDAGVNMVDISYMPEDPFQLDSRAKDAGVTIIPDCGVAPGLSNLLVGYGYSKFDDVRSIKIFVGGLPKRLVPPLDYVITWSSEDLIEEYTRTVRIVKDGVLSYVEPLTGVELVRFEGLGEFEAFYTDGLRTLVKTFGDKVVEMWEKTLRYPGHVEKILLLKRLGMLDRDPLDVDDFKVEPRKFLVRLLDKNLRIKEPDMLLLRIILNGVKDGSLLSKIFEVVDVYDEDKGLTALSRTTAYTATGIALLLGMGMISEKGVVPPEIIGLNEKYTKYVLKHLAEKNIHIKEINIIEKSLS, encoded by the coding sequence ATGTGGATGAAAGTGCTCGTATTAGGTTATGGACTTGTTGGTTCTGTTATTGTTGATGATTTAGTTTCTTCTAATTTGACTTCGGTTGTTGATGTTGGTGATTATAATTACGAGGTTGTTAAGATTCTTCGTGGTGAGAAGGTTGAAGGTTTTCGTATTGATGTCCGTGATAGGAGTGAATTAATTAGGTTAATGAGAAGGTATGATTTGGTTGTTGGTGCTTTGCCTGGTTCTTTGGGTTTTAGGGTTGAGGAGGCTGCTGTTGATGCTGGTGTGAATATGGTAGATATTTCTTATATGCCTGAGGATCCTTTTCAGCTTGATTCTAGAGCTAAGGATGCTGGTGTGACTATAATACCTGATTGTGGTGTCGCTCCTGGTTTGAGTAATTTGCTTGTTGGGTACGGTTATTCTAAGTTTGATGATGTGAGATCTATTAAAATATTTGTTGGTGGGTTACCTAAGAGGCTTGTTCCTCCACTTGATTATGTGATAACATGGTCATCTGAAGATTTAATCGAGGAGTATACAAGGACTGTAAGAATAGTTAAAGATGGTGTTCTCTCTTATGTTGAACCTCTTACTGGTGTTGAGTTAGTTCGATTTGAAGGTTTAGGAGAATTTGAGGCTTTTTATACTGATGGTCTACGCACATTGGTGAAAACTTTTGGTGATAAAGTTGTTGAGATGTGGGAGAAAACTTTAAGATACCCAGGTCATGTTGAAAAAATTCTTTTGCTCAAAAGATTAGGAATGTTGGATAGAGATCCTTTAGACGTTGATGATTTTAAAGTAGAACCGAGAAAATTCTTAGTAAGATTGCTTGATAAGAATTTAAGGATAAAGGAGCCTGATATGCTTCTTTTGAGAATTATTCTGAACGGTGTAAAAGATGGTTCACTTTTGAGTAAGATATTTGAGGTTGTTGATGTTTATGATGAAGATAAAGGTTTGACAGCTTTATCTAGAACTACTGCTTATACTGCCACTGGTATTGCTTTACTTCTTGGAATGGGGATGATTAGTGAGAAAGGTGTAGTCCCCCCAGAGATAATTGGTCTTAATGAGAAGTATACAAAGTATGTCCTAAAACACTTAGCCGAGAAGAATATTCATATAAAAGAGATAAATATTATCGAAAAAAGTTTAAGCTGA
- a CDS encoding HD domain-containing protein — MSNDELFEKIRKRSEEFYKHSHHDRFHVERVYNLAVRIAKEEDSNVDLDVVKAAALLHDVARSMEDEGKIKDHAIEGAKIARRILKEVGFPEAKIEKVVYCIMVHRYRNNLKPEIIEAQILQDADRLDMLGAIGIARVFTHGGWSNMPIHDPSTSPKERYDGKSLTSINHIYEKVLRVKNMIVTKTGKKIAEDRHKFVEQYLERFLKEWEGEM; from the coding sequence ATGTCCAACGATGAACTTTTTGAAAAAATAAGAAAAAGAAGTGAAGAATTTTATAAACACTCACATCATGATAGATTTCATGTGGAAAGAGTGTATAACTTAGCCGTTCGAATTGCAAAGGAGGAGGACTCTAATGTGGATTTAGATGTAGTAAAGGCAGCTGCTCTTCTCCACGATGTTGCTAGGTCCATGGAGGATGAGGGAAAAATTAAAGACCATGCTATCGAAGGCGCAAAAATTGCAAGAAGGATACTCAAAGAGGTCGGTTTTCCAGAAGCAAAAATTGAAAAAGTTGTGTATTGTATTATGGTGCATAGATATAGAAACAATCTTAAACCTGAAATCATAGAGGCACAGATCTTACAAGATGCAGACAGATTAGATATGCTTGGCGCGATCGGAATAGCAAGAGTTTTTACTCATGGAGGGTGGAGTAATATGCCAATTCACGATCCATCAACTTCACCAAAGGAAAGATATGATGGGAAATCATTAACATCGATTAATCATATATATGAAAAAGTTTTGAGAGTTAAAAATATGATCGTCACAAAAACAGGGAAGAAAATAGCCGAAGACAGACATAAATTTGTTGAACAATATCTCGAAAGATTTTTAAAAGAATGGGAAGGAGAGATGTGA
- a CDS encoding tRNA pseudouridine(54/55) synthase Pus10: MTQELLDLVIKILINYPLCDSCLGRLFSRLGGNIGNAERGRALKRVLSIQSHLLLLNSDDKGLEILNALYRSGFDEALSIYEKFNVTASAEKCSICENLMLKIPDIAERISKEVSEFEFDTFMVGSIIPKEFIEREDQIRSLYSLTHGESLKLDFNRQLGRSLESSLNKIVNFDKPDITIVYNAINDTVELSLRPVYVYGRYLKLIRGISQTRQFCPHCGGKGCEHCNYTGFLPGRSVEDYLVPPIVEAHKGAAGVLHAGGREDIDVRTLGTGRPFVVEVKNPRKRHVNLHDLYEAIEKYSEGKITVKNLCYVDRSIVKKINVYSRIHEKRYRIVIRFPKTQIRDDIINKIKSLAGITIRQRTPRRVLYRRVDKERVKRIYSIEPRLIDEHTIELNILCQGGLYVKEFATSDEGRTKPSIAEIVGEIPEIVELDVIEIAPYIEKQLGLPCTG, translated from the coding sequence ATGACGCAGGAGCTTTTAGATTTAGTTATTAAGATTTTGATTAATTACCCATTATGTGATAGCTGTTTAGGGCGACTATTTTCAAGGTTGGGTGGTAATATAGGTAATGCTGAGAGAGGAAGAGCGTTAAAGCGAGTATTATCTATACAATCCCATTTACTTTTACTAAACAGTGATGATAAGGGATTAGAAATATTGAATGCATTGTATAGATCTGGGTTTGATGAAGCACTATCAATTTATGAAAAGTTTAACGTGACAGCTAGTGCAGAAAAATGTAGCATCTGTGAAAACTTAATGCTCAAAATACCTGATATAGCAGAAAGAATTAGTAAAGAAGTAAGTGAATTTGAATTTGATACATTTATGGTCGGGTCTATTATTCCAAAAGAATTTATTGAACGCGAAGATCAAATAAGGTCCTTGTATAGCCTTACACATGGAGAATCCTTGAAATTAGATTTTAATAGACAGTTAGGGCGAAGTCTTGAATCATCACTAAATAAGATAGTAAACTTTGATAAACCAGATATAACAATAGTTTATAATGCAATAAATGATACTGTTGAATTATCATTAAGACCTGTATACGTTTATGGAAGGTATTTAAAACTCATAAGAGGTATTTCTCAGACGCGTCAGTTTTGTCCTCACTGTGGAGGCAAGGGATGCGAGCATTGTAATTATACTGGATTCTTACCAGGTAGATCTGTTGAAGATTATCTAGTTCCTCCTATTGTAGAAGCTCATAAAGGAGCTGCTGGTGTATTGCACGCTGGAGGGAGAGAAGATATTGATGTGCGTACTTTAGGAACAGGGCGCCCATTTGTAGTTGAAGTAAAAAATCCAAGGAAAAGACACGTAAACCTTCATGATTTATATGAAGCAATAGAGAAATATAGTGAAGGTAAAATCACTGTCAAGAATCTCTGTTACGTGGATCGTTCTATAGTAAAGAAAATTAATGTATATTCCAGAATTCACGAAAAACGTTATAGAATAGTCATAAGATTTCCGAAAACACAAATTAGAGATGATATAATTAATAAAATAAAGAGTTTAGCAGGAATAACAATTAGGCAACGCACACCGAGAAGAGTGCTTTACCGAAGAGTTGATAAGGAACGTGTAAAACGTATATATAGTATAGAACCACGTCTAATTGATGAGCACACTATTGAACTTAACATTTTATGTCAAGGTGGGTTATACGTGAAAGAGTTCGCTACCAGTGATGAGGGTAGGACAAAACCTAGTATAGCAGAAATTGTGGGAGAAATACCTGAAATTGTAGAACTGGATGTAATTGAAATAGCACCCTACATTGAAAAACAGCTCGGATTACCCTGTACAGGGTGA
- a CDS encoding ABC transporter permease subunit, with the protein MMNIITIMMAIGLSWARLGIALILSVFISFCFGILAAVNKKAEHVIIPLIDVFQSIPILGFFPIAVFILVMYFPNYGLEMAAVFLIITSQVWNMIFAVYESSKSLPTELIELMKIYNMNWLQRIRRIYIPASIPRLIANFPVSWAVGLFFLSSSEIISLGTTNYQLFGIGSLIAQIITSGQVIDLYISFGLLILMLVLTHSLIFNPLYSWSLKYKYEMTTTTTPVQRPWFISTFVRASKPFRILVRQVRVFRRPLSPVAKPISNEQTIPFIEPGQPKVWEKEIRIIRLTIKLTAYLFLMSLITYLGIIVWPALIGALQVFTNINELVYILYGTGVSGVRIIISVIFMLPLIVVAVYVSLSRMLKQILLPIFQILASIPAPLLFPLIVQWFGEHQIEIASIIIIMLGSMWYVFYNTFSAIEALPNELKEACILSGLRRFSLFRKLYLPALMPGLITGLITAVGGAWNALIVAEWLSLGPKTYSVHDGIGKIIDEAANQGNLNLMYAALIMMVVVVIVLDRTVWRKLYDYATTHYRYEV; encoded by the coding sequence ATGATGAATATCATAACAATAATGATGGCCATCGGTCTTTCATGGGCAAGATTAGGGATTGCTCTGATATTATCTGTCTTCATAAGTTTTTGTTTTGGAATATTAGCAGCAGTAAATAAAAAAGCAGAGCATGTAATAATACCTCTCATAGATGTGTTCCAGTCGATCCCGATACTTGGCTTCTTTCCCATTGCTGTTTTTATATTGGTAATGTATTTTCCAAATTATGGACTTGAAATGGCTGCTGTTTTTCTCATAATAACAAGTCAGGTATGGAATATGATATTTGCTGTTTATGAATCCTCCAAATCACTACCAACAGAACTCATAGAGTTAATGAAAATTTATAATATGAATTGGTTACAACGAATCAGAAGAATTTACATTCCAGCAAGCATACCTAGGCTCATAGCAAATTTCCCTGTTTCATGGGCTGTTGGACTTTTCTTTCTTTCATCAAGTGAAATAATAAGCTTAGGTACCACAAACTATCAGTTATTTGGCATAGGCTCTTTAATAGCGCAAATTATTACAAGCGGTCAGGTCATTGATCTCTACATAAGTTTTGGTCTATTAATATTGATGCTCGTCTTAACACATAGTTTAATTTTTAACCCTCTTTATAGCTGGTCTTTAAAATACAAGTACGAGATGACAACTACAACTACACCTGTACAACGGCCATGGTTTATAAGCACCTTTGTTAGAGCAAGCAAACCATTTAGAATCTTAGTAAGACAAGTAAGAGTGTTCAGAAGACCATTATCTCCAGTGGCAAAACCAATATCAAATGAACAAACGATACCTTTCATTGAACCTGGACAACCTAAAGTATGGGAAAAGGAAATTAGAATCATTCGGTTAACCATCAAATTAACTGCGTATCTGTTTCTGATGTCACTAATCACCTATCTAGGTATAATTGTATGGCCAGCACTCATTGGTGCATTACAAGTTTTTACAAATATAAACGAGCTAGTTTACATTCTTTATGGAACTGGTGTTTCAGGAGTCAGAATAATAATCTCGGTTATTTTTATGCTACCACTCATTGTAGTTGCGGTTTATGTTTCATTGAGTAGAATGTTAAAACAGATTCTATTGCCTATTTTCCAAATATTAGCTTCAATACCTGCCCCCCTACTCTTCCCGTTAATAGTTCAATGGTTTGGAGAGCATCAGATTGAGATCGCATCTATAATTATAATAATGTTGGGATCAATGTGGTATGTTTTCTATAATACATTTTCTGCGATAGAAGCATTACCTAATGAGCTGAAAGAAGCATGTATATTATCAGGCTTGCGAAGATTCTCGCTTTTTAGAAAATTATACCTACCTGCATTAATGCCAGGTCTTATTACAGGCCTTATAACTGCTGTGGGGGGAGCATGGAATGCCCTTATCGTTGCAGAATGGTTATCACTCGGACCAAAAACTTATTCTGTACATGACGGTATAGGGAAAATTATAGACGAAGCAGCAAACCAAGGTAATCTTAACCTTATGTATGCTGCTTTAATAATGATGGTGGTAGTTGTTATTGTTCTTGATAGAACTGTTTGGAGAAAATTATATGATTATGCGACAACGCATTATAGGTATGAGGTGTGA
- the upp gene encoding uracil phosphoribosyltransferase, with translation MNQHVKVIDHPLAKVILTQLRDKNTKQIGFRKGLVKLGRLIGYELIKTMKLEEVEVETPLMVKAKGYRIPDLDHIIIINVLRAATPLVEGLLKALPDAKQGIVAIKRIEERPGIENITVQKFYVKIPSISIEDIVIVADPMLATGSTISSVIAEVLSVGKPKRLIVVSVIATEYGIKKILDSYPSVEIITVVIDPELNEHGYIIPGLGDAGDRAFG, from the coding sequence ATAAATCAGCATGTCAAAGTCATTGATCATCCTTTGGCGAAAGTAATACTCACACAGCTTAGAGATAAGAATACGAAACAGATTGGGTTCAGAAAGGGATTAGTAAAATTAGGGAGATTGATAGGGTATGAGTTAATAAAAACAATGAAACTTGAAGAGGTTGAAGTAGAAACTCCACTTATGGTGAAGGCAAAAGGTTATAGAATACCTGATCTTGATCATATAATAATTATTAACGTTTTAAGAGCTGCCACACCTTTAGTGGAGGGTTTATTAAAAGCATTACCCGATGCAAAACAAGGTATTGTAGCAATAAAACGTATTGAAGAGAGACCAGGTATAGAAAATATAACGGTGCAGAAATTTTATGTGAAAATACCGTCAATAAGTATTGAGGATATTGTTATCGTAGCGGATCCAATGTTAGCTACTGGATCAACGATTTCATCAGTTATAGCTGAAGTTCTCAGTGTTGGAAAACCTAAAAGGTTAATAGTTGTCTCAGTAATAGCAACTGAGTATGGTATTAAGAAGATACTAGATAGTTACCCTTCGGTAGAGATTATTACTGTGGTTATAGATCCTGAACTTAATGAGCATGGTTATATAATACCTGGCCTTGGTGATGCTGGAGATAGAGCGTTTGGCTAA
- a CDS encoding ABC transporter ATP-binding protein, producing the protein MTLSEKQTLSISEVKKMATKNLTPILSVKNVSHSFVTGDKTFPVIDNVSFDVVEHEFVSIIGPSGCGKSTLLRIIAGLIKPTSGIVLYRGNPVIKPTYKITMVFQNFALLPWLTALENVELPLLNLIPDKQVRRERASKMLEIVGLSGFENAYPRELSGGMKQRVGIARALVSDPEVLLMDEPFSNLDALTASYLRSEIISMLFNSSLSLKSVIMVSHNVEEAVELSDRVIVLSKRPAKNTAEVEINMQRPRSIRLPMFTSYVDKLYELLS; encoded by the coding sequence ATGACATTATCTGAAAAACAAACATTATCAATATCTGAGGTAAAAAAGATGGCGACAAAAAATCTTACACCAATTTTATCTGTAAAGAACGTCAGTCATTCATTCGTTACTGGAGATAAAACATTCCCAGTTATTGATAATGTAAGTTTTGATGTCGTGGAGCACGAATTTGTATCAATAATCGGTCCTAGTGGATGTGGAAAGAGCACATTACTTAGAATTATAGCTGGTCTTATAAAACCTACATCAGGCATAGTATTATATAGAGGTAATCCTGTAATAAAACCAACGTATAAAATTACTATGGTATTTCAGAATTTTGCTCTCCTTCCATGGCTTACAGCATTAGAGAACGTTGAACTTCCATTATTAAACTTAATACCTGATAAACAGGTTAGACGTGAACGAGCAAGTAAGATGCTAGAGATCGTTGGATTAAGTGGATTTGAAAATGCATATCCTAGGGAACTTAGTGGAGGTATGAAACAGAGAGTGGGGATTGCGCGTGCATTAGTCTCAGATCCAGAAGTCTTACTTATGGATGAACCGTTTAGTAATCTGGATGCCTTAACTGCAAGTTATTTAAGATCAGAGATTATTAGTATGCTTTTTAACTCATCGTTATCACTTAAATCTGTTATAATGGTAAGTCATAATGTGGAAGAAGCTGTTGAACTATCAGATAGAGTAATAGTGCTTAGTAAAAGACCAGCTAAGAACACTGCAGAGGTTGAAATAAACATGCAACGACCGAGAAGTATTAGATTACCGATGTTCACAAGTTATGTAGATAAATTATACGAATTATTAAGCTAA
- the rimI gene encoding ribosomal protein S18-alanine N-acetyltransferase, with amino-acid sequence MDLLIRRAKSSDLDSIYKIEVISFGYEAFSKGFLLEMLFRFPEFFIVAEKDNEIVGYLSASIEGYFNKVCHLLSIAVLPEYRNRGIGSLLLKHLIDLIKTKGIRSIILEVKKDNEPAINVYKKFGFEIIGYRYRYYHDGSDALIMKLNLV; translated from the coding sequence ATGGATTTACTTATACGTCGAGCAAAATCATCAGATTTAGATTCCATTTATAAAATAGAAGTCATTTCATTCGGATATGAGGCGTTTTCAAAAGGATTTCTTTTAGAAATGCTCTTTAGATTTCCTGAATTTTTTATTGTTGCAGAAAAGGATAACGAAATAGTAGGCTATTTATCAGCCTCGATAGAAGGTTATTTTAACAAAGTTTGTCATTTGTTAAGTATTGCTGTATTACCGGAATATAGGAATAGAGGTATAGGCAGTCTATTATTAAAACACTTAATTGATTTGATAAAGACAAAAGGTATAAGATCGATAATACTTGAGGTAAAAAAGGATAACGAACCAGCAATAAATGTTTATAAAAAGTTTGGTTTCGAGATAATTGGTTACAGATATCGATATTATCATGACGGCTCCGATGCATTAATAATGAAACTAAATTTAGTTTAA
- a CDS encoding signal recognition particle protein Srp54 — protein MGSSGDEVAVREFIREIQRALIRADVNVSQVLELSKKIETASKRTDIPPGFTRKDAVLKALYEELVHLLGGEQAYRIPIQPGKPNIIMMVGIEGSGKTTSAAKLARYYKMKGYKVGLISADTYRPAAFDQLKQLGDQIGVSVYGEPGSKDPVVIARRGVEKFAKEGCEVIILDTAGRHKEEKGLIEEMKQISNAIRPNHVILVIDSTIGQGAYQQAKAFHEATKIGSIFVSKLDGAARGGGALSAVVATGAPISFIGTGEKIEEIEMFDPSSFINRLLGMGDLKALAEKMEEAGVEAKVKPSDIFSGEFTLKEMVEQIIEVRKMGPLSKLLSMIPGMGYGSLPDDVLENAEKNLDKWSAIINSMTKEELKNPQMIDKSRMRRIARGSGVSTKDVQALVEQYFMLKKSLKKIKRMGLTIGKKLPR, from the coding sequence ATGGGTAGTTCTGGTGATGAAGTAGCAGTAAGAGAATTTATCAGGGAAATTCAGAGAGCTTTGATTAGGGCTGATGTTAATGTTTCTCAAGTTCTTGAGCTCAGTAAGAAGATTGAAACTGCATCTAAACGGACTGATATTCCACCAGGTTTTACTAGAAAGGATGCTGTGCTGAAGGCTCTTTATGAAGAATTGGTTCATCTTTTAGGTGGTGAGCAGGCTTATCGTATACCTATCCAGCCTGGTAAACCGAACATTATAATGATGGTTGGTATTGAGGGTTCTGGTAAGACTACTTCAGCAGCTAAATTGGCTAGATATTATAAAATGAAGGGATATAAGGTTGGGCTTATAAGTGCAGATACTTACCGTCCGGCAGCTTTTGATCAGTTAAAGCAGCTCGGCGATCAGATAGGTGTATCTGTATATGGAGAACCTGGATCTAAAGATCCTGTTGTAATAGCTAGACGTGGTGTTGAAAAGTTTGCTAAGGAAGGATGTGAGGTAATAATTCTTGATACTGCTGGTCGTCATAAGGAGGAAAAGGGTCTTATAGAAGAGATGAAACAGATTTCTAATGCGATAAGGCCCAATCATGTGATATTAGTTATTGATAGTACTATTGGACAGGGTGCTTATCAACAGGCTAAGGCTTTTCATGAAGCAACAAAAATTGGTAGTATTTTTGTATCAAAGTTAGATGGTGCAGCTAGAGGAGGTGGTGCTTTAAGTGCAGTTGTAGCTACTGGCGCTCCAATCTCTTTCATAGGTACTGGTGAGAAAATCGAGGAAATTGAGATGTTTGATCCGTCAAGCTTTATTAATAGATTATTGGGTATGGGTGATCTAAAAGCCCTCGCTGAGAAGATGGAAGAAGCAGGTGTTGAGGCAAAAGTTAAACCCTCTGATATTTTTTCTGGTGAATTTACGTTAAAAGAAATGGTTGAGCAGATCATAGAAGTACGCAAGATGGGGCCACTTAGCAAACTGCTTAGCATGATACCAGGCATGGGTTATGGTAGTTTGCCTGATGATGTTCTAGAAAACGCTGAGAAGAATTTAGATAAATGGTCTGCTATAATTAATTCCATGACTAAAGAGGAGCTAAAAAACCCTCAGATGATAGATAAATCTAGAATGAGACGAATTGCAAGAGGATCAGGAGTATCAACAAAAGATGTGCAGGCATTGGTTGAACAGTATTTCATGTTGAAGAAAAGTTTAAAGAAAATTAAAAGAATGGGGTTAACCATTGGCAAAAAATTACCCAGATGA
- the moaC gene encoding cyclic pyranopterin monophosphate synthase MoaC: MSDIKMVEITTKPDVIRKATARGFIKLKSSTISLIREGKIEKGDVLTTAKIAAIQGVKKTWELIPLCHPIPITGVEVTTDINDDSIEITVSVTSIGKTGVEMEALTGVSLGLLTIWDMVKAYEKNERGEYPNTAIENISVLHKEKTTQSDAILHG, translated from the coding sequence ATGTCTGACATCAAAATGGTCGAAATTACTACTAAGCCTGATGTTATAAGAAAAGCGACGGCTAGAGGGTTTATCAAGCTAAAATCTTCTACAATTTCATTAATTCGCGAAGGTAAAATTGAAAAAGGTGATGTTTTAACTACAGCCAAGATCGCTGCTATTCAAGGTGTTAAGAAGACTTGGGAACTCATTCCTCTATGTCATCCTATACCTATAACAGGTGTAGAAGTTACTACTGACATAAATGATGATAGTATAGAGATAACAGTAAGCGTTACCAGTATTGGAAAAACTGGCGTCGAAATGGAGGCGTTAACAGGTGTATCATTAGGTTTGCTAACCATATGGGACATGGTTAAAGCATATGAAAAGAATGAACGCGGAGAATATCCGAATACAGCAATTGAAAATATAAGTGTTCTTCATAAAGAGAAAACAACACAATCCGATGCAATTTTACATGGTTAA